The genomic region CCGCCAATCTGCGCGAGACCACCGAAACGCTGCGACGCTACCCGGCCGGGGCACTGCTGGGCGGACCGCCGCCACGGGAGAACGGCCGATGAGCCAGGCAGGACCCGCCCACGACATCGCACCGGCGACGCCCCGGCGCGCGGCGCTCGGCCTGCTGCTGGCCCTGGCCGGCTGCGGCCTGGCCACGCGCCCCTATGCCGAGCGCCGGCAATGGCCGCTGCGCGTGCGCCGCCCGCAGGCGCTGCCGCCGCCGGCGCGCGGCCCGGTGCTGCTGATCCGCGACCTCGCCGCCGGTCCCGGGCTGGAGGCGCGCGGCCTGCAGTCGATCGCGGCGGACGGCAGCATCCGCACGGAATTCTACGAGGAATGGTCGGTCCCGCCGGCGCAGGCGGTGCAGGAAGCGGTGCGGGCGTGGCTGGCCGAGGCGGGGCTGTTCCAGGCGGTCATCCTCTCCGGCAGCCGGCTCGGCGCCGATCTGGTGCTGGAGGGAGAGCTGACCGCGCTCTGGACCCTGCCGGCGCAGAATCGCGCGCATGCGGCCCTGGGCCTGACCGTGCTGCGCCAGTTGCCGGTGGAGGCCGGCCTGTTGCTGCAGACCCGGCTGGAAGCGGATGCGCCCCTGGCCGCGGCCACCCCGCAGGCCAGCGCCCAGGCCATGGAAGCCGCGGTTGCCGGCCTCTGCGGTCAGGTCGAGGCGGCGCTGCGGACGGCACGAATTCGCTGATACGGGTCAGCCGACCGGAACGGGCAGGGCCGGCGGCGCGAAAGCCGGATCGCCGGCAGTCAGGCTCAGCGAGGCAGGCGGCAGGGTGGTGACCTGCTCGGCACTGACCCGGTGCACCAGTGCCCCAAGATGTGGCGGCAACGGGGCGTCCCGCCACGGCGCCGCTGCCAGCGCCGCCTTGATGTCGCGATAGCCCGCGGATCGGTGGGTGGCGATCGAGGCGCGGGAGAATTCGGCGTCGCTGTAGGGGATTGCGGCCGAGGCCTGCTGGTAGGTGACGTGGACGAAATCGAGGCGCCCCATGGCCGGCGCCGCTTCCTCGGCAATGGAAGCGGCTGCGGGGCCACCGGCTGTCTTCAGGGTCCGCAGCGCATGGCAGAGATTGACCTTGGTGGCGGCGGCATCGATGGCGCGCGGAGTGCGGCTCGCGTACTGGATCTGCTTGGCCCGCCAGATCGCCTCGGCGATGTTGCGCGGCACCGGACCAGGGCCGGACCACAGGTCGAGCATGAACACCACGCGGTGGACCGGCGCCGGGTCGTTGAGCACCGCGTCGAGCGGGGTGTTCGCCACGCAGGCCCCGTCCCAGTAATAGCCGCCCTCGACCGCAGTGGCCGCAAAGGCCGGAGGCAGGGAACCGCTGGCGAGCACATGCTCAGGCCCGATGCGCCGGTCGCGGTTGTCGAAGAAGGTCAGCCGGCCGTCCGCGATGTCGGTAACCCCCAGGCTGAGCCGGACAGTGGGGGTGTTGATCGTGTCGAAATCGGCGAAGCGTACCAGCGTGAACAGCAGCGGGTTGGTGTCGTAGAAGCTGACGGATTGCGGGTCCGAATCGGGTGCGAGCCACGGATTGAACGGGCGGGGAAGGAAGAAATTGGGCTGCCCGAACAGCAACGCCTCGCCGAAATTGGCCCAGTTCTGGGCGATCCGCAGTGCCTGCAGGCCGGAGCGCGGCACCACTTCCGGTCGCGAGATCGCCTCCCAGAAATCCAGCATGCGGGCCACGCGCTGCTCCGGCGGCGAACCGGCGATCAGCGCCCCGTTCACCGCGCCGATCGAGATGGCGCACACCCAGTCGGGATGCAGTCCCGCTTCGGCAAGCGCCTCATAGGCACCGATATGATAGGAGCCCAGCGCCCCGCCGCCCTGCAGCACGAGCACGATCTCCGGCCGGCCGGGAGGCGGGATGTGATGGTGGGTGGCGGTTGGTGGGCCACCAATGCCGGATCCCCCGGCGGCACGCTTGCTGTTCATGAATCGCCTCCCCCCTGTCCCCTGGCCGCGATACATCGAAGATAAGAGGGGGGCGAGCGCCGCCGAGCGGGATTTCGGCGCCGTGCACATCGTTTCAGACTGAACTTTACGTGACGGGGCCGGACGCGACCGCTCCCGGCCCCAATCGCGTCAGGCGGCGCGGGCGGTGGCCAGCGCCTGCCACACGCGCTCGGGTGTCGCGGGCATGTCGATATGGTCGACGCCGAGCGGCGCGAGCGCATCGACGATGGCGTTGATCACCGCAGGCGGGCTGCCGACCGCCCCCGCTTCGCCCGCGCCCTTCACGCCGAGCGGATTGGTGCCGCAGGGCACCTCGATGAGATCGACCTCGATGTCCGGCAGGTCGGCGGCGCGGGGCAGGGCGTAGTCCATGAAGCTGCCCGACAGCAATTGCCCGGACTGCGGATCGTAGGCGGTCCGCTCCAGCACCGCCTGCCCGAAGCCCTGGGCGACGCCGCCATGCACCTGCCCGCGCACGATCAGCGGGTTCACCGCACGGCCGACATCGTCGGTCACGGAATAGCGCTGCACCTGCACCGTGCCGGTCTCCGGGTCGATCTCGACCTCGGCGATGTGGCAGCCATTGGGGAAGGTATGGGCCGAGATCTGCGCCACCTCGGCGGCGTCGAGCGTGGTGACGTCCTGGCCCTGCCGCGCCCGCGCCCGCTGGGTTTGTGCCAGCTCCAGGATGTCGATGCCGCGGTCGGTGCCGACGATCGCGAACCGGCCGGCTTCGAAGACGATGTCGGCAGGGGATGCCTCCAGGGCTTCCGAGGCCGCCTTGCGCCCTCTCTCGATCACCGTCGCGGCGGTGGCGAGGATCGCCTGGCCCTCGGAATAGAGGCTGCGCGCCCCACCGGTGCCGCCGCCTTCCGGGATGGTATCGGTGTCGCCCTGGCGGATGCGCACCTTTTCTCCCGGCACGCCGAGGCGATCGACGGTGAGCTGCACATAGGCGGTCTCGTGTCCCTGGCCAGTGGACTGGGTGCCGACATAGACATCGACGAAACCGTCCTCGGCGAAGCGGATCTCGGCCCGTTCGCTGGACGCACCGCCGGTGGCTTCCAGGTAGTAGGACAGGCCGATGCCCCGGCGCCGGCCACGTGCTGCGGCCTCGGCCCGGCGCGCCTCGAACCCGGCCCAGTCCATGTTGCGCAGCGCCGCGTCCAGCACGGTGCGGAAATCGCCTGAATCATAGACCTTGCCGACCGGCGTGGTGTGCGGCATCGCCTCCGGTCCGACCATGTTGCGGCGGCGCAATTCCGCGCGGTCGATCTTCAGCTCGCGCGCGGCGTGGTCGATCAGGCGCTCCACCAGGTAGTTGGCCTCCGGCCGCCCGGCGCCGCGATAGGCATCGACCGGAACGGTGTGGGTGAACACGCCGATCACGTTGGCGTAGACCGCCTGGAAGCCATAAACGCCGGCGAGCACGCCGGTGCCGGCCAGCGTGGGAATGAACGGCGCGTAGTTGGAGAGATAAGCGCCCATGTTGGCGATGTTGCGCGTGCGCAGCGCCAGGAATTTCCCCTCCGCGTCCAGCGCGAGTTCGCCCAGGGTGATGTTGTCGCGGCCATGCGTGTCGGCGAGGAAGGCCTCGCTGCGCTCGCTGGTCCACTTCACCGGCCGGCCCAGCCTGCGGGCCGCGTAGCAGGTCAGCACGTGTTCCGGATAGAGGAACAGCTTCATGCCGAAGCCGCCGCCGACATCGGGGGTGATGATGCGGAACCGGTCCGCCCCGACCTTGAAGATGTCATCGCCGAGCATCTGCTTGATGCCCCAGCCGCCCTGCGTGTTGGCCCGCAGGGTGAAACGGCCCGTCGCGGCATCGTACTCGGCGCAGGCCGCGCGCGCTTCCATCGAGGCGACGACGATGCGGTTGTTGACCACGGTCAGGCGGGAGACATGGGCGGCCTGGCGGAACAACGCCTCGACCTTGTCCTTCTGGCCGATCTCCCAGTCGAAGCAGACATTGTTGCGCGCGCCCTCCCAGACCTGCGGCGCGCCGGGCTCCATGGCGGCGCCGGGATCGGTGATCGCGGGCAAGGTGTCATAATCGACCAGGATGGCTTCGGCCCCGTCGCGGGCGGCCTGTGCCGTTTCGGCCACGACGAAGGCGACCGGATCGCCGACATGGCGGACCGCGCCATCGGCCAGGGCCGGACGCGGCGGCGAATACTGTTGCGAGCCGTCGCGATTCTTCAGGCTGATGGCACAAGGAATGCCACCCAGGCCATCGGCCTTGAGATCGGCGGCGGTGATGACGGCCAGCACGCCCGGGGTCGCCTCGGCCGCCGCGACATCGATCGACAGGATCCGCGCCGCCGCATGCGGGCTGCGCAGCACCACGCCATGCACCGTGCCGGGAAGCTGGATGTCATCGGTATAGGCACCATGGCCCTTCAGCAGACGCGGGTCCTCGACACGACGGACGGACTGGGCGACGCCGAATTTGGTCATAGGCGGTTTCTCCCCGTTTTTTCGCGTTGGCCACCAGCATGTACGATGCAGCGGCAAATTGCACGCGAGCCCGGGGCGTTGCCCCGGACCCCACCAGGAGGCTTCGCCTCCTGGACCTCCACCAAGGGCCGGAGGCCCTTGGATCCCATGTTTGGTTCCTGGGTGCAGGGGTCTTCGACCCCTGCCGAGGTCCAGGAGCAGAGCTCCTGGCGGGGGCGGGGCAGCGCCCCGCGCTAGTGGGTCGGGCGGCCGAGGCGGCGTTTCGCGGCTTCGCGCAAGGATTGGAACGTCACGTAGAGCATCGGGATGACGAAGATGCCTACGGTGCTGGCCGCGATCATGCCGGCGAACACCGGCATGCCGACGGCACGGCGGCTGAGCATGGCGGCGCCTTCGGCCGTCACCAGGGGCAGCAGTCCGAGCACGAAGGCGATCGAGGTCATCATCACGGCGCGGAACCGCGTGCGGGCCCCGAGCACGGCGGCATCGCGGATCTCCGCGCCTTCCTCACGGCGTTCCTTGGCGAATTCCACGATCAGGATGCCGTTCTTGGCCGCCAGCGCGATCAGCACCACCAGCCCGATCTGGCCATACAGGTCGAGCGGCATGCCGGCGAGTTTCAGCCCGATGAAGGAGCCGAGCACGCCGACGGTCACCGACAGCAGCACCGGCACCGGGATCACCCAGCTTTCGTACAGCGCCACCAGGAAGAGATAGGCGAACAACACGGCAAGGCCGAGCAGGATGCCGGTCTGTCCGCTCGCCTGCTTCTCCTGGTAGGCGGTGCCCG from Rhodovastum atsumiense harbors:
- a CDS encoding patatin-like phospholipase family protein, whose protein sequence is MNSKRAAGGSGIGGPPTATHHHIPPPGRPEIVLVLQGGGALGSYHIGAYEALAEAGLHPDWVCAISIGAVNGALIAGSPPEQRVARMLDFWEAISRPEVVPRSGLQALRIAQNWANFGEALLFGQPNFFLPRPFNPWLAPDSDPQSVSFYDTNPLLFTLVRFADFDTINTPTVRLSLGVTDIADGRLTFFDNRDRRIGPEHVLASGSLPPAFAATAVEGGYYWDGACVANTPLDAVLNDPAPVHRVVFMLDLWSGPGPVPRNIAEAIWRAKQIQYASRTPRAIDAAATKVNLCHALRTLKTAGGPAAASIAEEAAPAMGRLDFVHVTYQQASAAIPYSDAEFSRASIATHRSAGYRDIKAALAAAPWRDAPLPPHLGALVHRVSAEQVTTLPPASLSLTAGDPAFAPPALPVPVG
- a CDS encoding xanthine dehydrogenase family protein molybdopterin-binding subunit, with amino-acid sequence MTKFGVAQSVRRVEDPRLLKGHGAYTDDIQLPGTVHGVVLRSPHAAARILSIDVAAAEATPGVLAVITAADLKADGLGGIPCAISLKNRDGSQQYSPPRPALADGAVRHVGDPVAFVVAETAQAARDGAEAILVDYDTLPAITDPGAAMEPGAPQVWEGARNNVCFDWEIGQKDKVEALFRQAAHVSRLTVVNNRIVVASMEARAACAEYDAATGRFTLRANTQGGWGIKQMLGDDIFKVGADRFRIITPDVGGGFGMKLFLYPEHVLTCYAARRLGRPVKWTSERSEAFLADTHGRDNITLGELALDAEGKFLALRTRNIANMGAYLSNYAPFIPTLAGTGVLAGVYGFQAVYANVIGVFTHTVPVDAYRGAGRPEANYLVERLIDHAARELKIDRAELRRRNMVGPEAMPHTTPVGKVYDSGDFRTVLDAALRNMDWAGFEARRAEAAARGRRRGIGLSYYLEATGGASSERAEIRFAEDGFVDVYVGTQSTGQGHETAYVQLTVDRLGVPGEKVRIRQGDTDTIPEGGGTGGARSLYSEGQAILATAATVIERGRKAASEALEASPADIVFEAGRFAIVGTDRGIDILELAQTQRARARQGQDVTTLDAAEVAQISAHTFPNGCHIAEVEIDPETGTVQVQRYSVTDDVGRAVNPLIVRGQVHGGVAQGFGQAVLERTAYDPQSGQLLSGSFMDYALPRAADLPDIEVDLIEVPCGTNPLGVKGAGEAGAVGSPPAVINAIVDALAPLGVDHIDMPATPERVWQALATARAA
- a CDS encoding ABC-type transport auxiliary lipoprotein family protein; the protein is MSQAGPAHDIAPATPRRAALGLLLALAGCGLATRPYAERRQWPLRVRRPQALPPPARGPVLLIRDLAAGPGLEARGLQSIAADGSIRTEFYEEWSVPPAQAVQEAVRAWLAEAGLFQAVILSGSRLGADLVLEGELTALWTLPAQNRAHAALGLTVLRQLPVEAGLLLQTRLEADAPLAAATPQASAQAMEAAVAGLCGQVEAALRTARIR